Below is a genomic region from Pseudovibrio brasiliensis.
GCCAAATGTGCGGTCAGAGCCATCTCATCGACGAGGAAATCGCCAATATCTGCACGAAGCAGTGGGTCATCCAGCCGGCCTGTTTCATCCAGACCAATCGATTCCACGGCGGTTTCATAAAGCCCCGCAGAACCGCCGAAGATCGCATCCAGATTGCTGACCATTTCGCGTTCGTGGGTCAGCAGGTACTTGGCGATTGTCCAGCCGTTGCCGCGCTCGTCGACCACATTCTCCATGGGCACCTTCACTTCATCGAAGAAGGTTTCACAGAACGGAGAACTGCCGGAAATGAGGCGGATCGGTTTGGTGGAAACCCCCTCGCTGGTCATATCAAACAGCAGAAAAGAGATACCCTTGTGCTTCTTCGCATCTGGTTCTGTACGCACCAGCGCAAAAATCCAGTCAGCTTTGTCGGCATAGGACGTCCAAATCTTCTGGCCCGAGACGAGGAAGTGATCGCCCATGTCCACGCCCTTGGTTTGGACGGAAGCCAGATCGGAGCCTGAACCTGGTTCGGAGTAGCCCTGACACCAACGGATTTCACCGCGGGCGATCTTGGGCAAGTGCTCCAGTTTTTGCTTGTGGGAGCCGTATTTTAGCAATGCGGGGCCAAGCATCCAGATGCCGAAGCTTTCCAGCGGAGACATGGCGTCGATGCGCTTCATCTCTTCCTTGAGAATCTTGACCTCATCCCCGCTCAGACCGCCTCCGCCATACTCTTTGGGCCAGCTTGGTACTGTCCAGCCGCGTTCGGCCATCCGCTCCAGCCACTGCTTTTGCGCTTCAGATTTGAAGGTCCAGTTGCGGCCACCCCAACAGATGTCTTCTTCGGTGGTTACAGCTTTTCGCATGTCCTGAGGGCAGTTCTCTTCCAGCCAAGCCCTTGTTTCCATGCGGAATTCATCAAGTGATGTCATTGCGTTCTCCCTGTTTTGGAGTGCAGATGCAAAGAAAAGGAGAGCCGTAGCTCTCCTGCCGTATCAGATCTTTTCCTGAGTGTGTTTGCGCAGCTCGGAGCGGCCAATGAAGTTGCGGTGCACGGCATCTGGTCCATCCGCAAAGCGCAGGGTGCGCAGGTTCATCCAGTTGGTCGCCAAAGGTGTGTCCTGAGAGATGCCCTGTCCACCAAACATCTGCATGGCTTCGTCAGTCACCTTCAGAGACATACGCGGCGCGACCACCTTAATCTGGCTGATCCAGAACGCAGCTTCACGGGCAGAGGCATTGTCCATCATCCATGCGGCTTTCAGGCAGAGGAGGCGGGCCTGCTCAATCTCCATGCGGCATTCAGCGATGATGTCAAAGTTGGCACCTAGCTTGTAGAGCTGCTTGCCGAAAGCCTCGCGGTTGATGGAGCGCTTACACATCAGCTCAAGTGCTTGTTCTGCCTGTCCAATTGCACGCATACAATGGTGGATACGGCCCGGCCCAAGGCGACCTTGGGCAACTTCGAAGCCGCGTCCTTCTTCCAACAGCAGGTTCTCAACCGGCACACGCACATCTTCAAACCGCAAATGCAGGTGACCGTGTGGAGCATGATCATGCCCAAATACTTGCATTGGGCGCAGCTTGGTGATGCCCGGCGTGT
It encodes:
- a CDS encoding acyl-CoA dehydrogenase family protein; translation: MTSLDEFRMETRAWLEENCPQDMRKAVTTEEDICWGGRNWTFKSEAQKQWLERMAERGWTVPSWPKEYGGGGLSGDEVKILKEEMKRIDAMSPLESFGIWMLGPALLKYGSHKQKLEHLPKIARGEIRWCQGYSEPGSGSDLASVQTKGVDMGDHFLVSGQKIWTSYADKADWIFALVRTEPDAKKHKGISFLLFDMTSEGVSTKPIRLISGSSPFCETFFDEVKVPMENVVDERGNGWTIAKYLLTHEREMVSNLDAIFGGSAGLYETAVESIGLDETGRLDDPLLRADIGDFLVDEMALTAHLAAAKDFHRAGNQLGARSAELKYLGTELNKRRQSLVVQAGGLEALSGPEENNGIGNQSASWLRSKGNSIEGGTSEIMLSIISKAVLRLPSLG